A genomic region of Hippoglossus hippoglossus isolate fHipHip1 chromosome 8, fHipHip1.pri, whole genome shotgun sequence contains the following coding sequences:
- the fkbp10a gene encoding peptidyl-prolyl cis-trans isomerase FKBP10 translates to MDLVRPSVLFLLHVLSVKCSHEPLVDVEVDRYHIPKVCSREVQTEDFVRYHFNGTLFADGKKFDSSHDRGKAFISQVGLGRLITGMDRGLQGMCVNERRKITIPPHLAFGSIGTGGVIPADAVLVYDVLLLDIWNTEDKVLIRTLHKPASCNRSTVASDFVRYHYNGTLLSGEAFDSSYSRNTTYDTYLGQGDLIKGMDEGLLGMCVAERRIVIVPPFLAYGENGSGTTVPPQATLVFEVLLVDLFNPKDDLIVEVKEAPKGCTRRTVTGDYIRYHYNGTFQDGTAFDSSYQRNSTYNTYVGKGYVIQGMDKALQGLCMGEKRRITVPPHMAYGEDGVGDIIPGSAVLVFEIHVIDFHNPKDTVKIKVTHKPQDCNLMSEADDLIQYRYNCSLMDGTLLYSSDHYESPSITTLGANKVIHGLEEGLRGMCVGERRKVVVPPHWGHGEDGAGGVPKSAVLFFELELVELQKGVPEGYMFVWLGNGPDPLFPAMDLNGDKEVPLEEFSSFIMIQVKEGKGRLRPGVDTDSIIKDIFNNQDRNADGKIVEDELKEQAEEPVTRDEL, encoded by the exons ATGGATCTGGTCAGACCCTCGGTGCTGTTCCTCCTCCACGTCCTCTCCGTGAAATGCAGCCACGAGCCGTTAGTGGACGTTGAAGTGGATCGGTACCACATCCCCAAGGTTTGTTCTCGGGAGGTTCAGACAGAGGATTTCGTCCGTTATCACTTTAACGGTACTTTATTTGCGGACGGGAAGAAGTTTGACTCCAG TCATGACCGAGGCAAAGCCTTCATCAGCCAGGTGGGCCTGGGCAGACTCATCACAGGGATGGACCGTGGTCTTCAGGGCATGTGCGTCAACGAACGCAGGAAGATCACGATCCCCCCGCACTTGGCCTTCGGGAGCATAGGAACTG GTGGTGTAATCCCTGCTGATGCCGTGTTGGTGTATGACGTTCTTCTGCTGGACATCTGGAACACCGAGGACAAGGTCCTGATCCGCACCCTCCACAAACCCGCGAGCTGCAACCGCTCCACTGTGGCATCAGACTTTGTCCGTTACCACTATAACGGCACCCTGCTGTCCGGTGAGGCCTTTGACTCCAG TTACTCGAGGAATACAACCTATGACACCTACTTGGGACAGGGCGACCTCATCAAAGGTATGGACGAGGGTCTCCTGGGCATGTGTGTTGCTGAGAGACGGATCGTCATCGTCCCACCCTTCCTGGCGTATGGAGAGAATGGCTCTG GAACTACGGTGCCTCCTCAGGCCACACTGGTGTTCGAGGTGCTGCTGGTTGACTTGTTCAACCCCAAGGACGACCTGATagtggaggtgaaggaggcgCCCAAGGGCTGCACCCGCAGGACCGTGACGGGCGATTACATCCGCTACCACTACAACGGCACCTTCCAGGACGGCACGGCCTTCGACTCCAG CTACCAGCGTAACAGCACTTACAACACGTACGTTGGGAAGGGATATGTGATCCAAGGGATGGACAAGGCACTGCAGGGGCTGTGCatgggagagaagaggaggattaCTGTTCCTCCTCACATGGCGTACGGCGAAGACGGAGTTG GAGACATCATCCCTGGCTCTGCCGTTCTCGTCTTTGAAATTCACGTCATCGATTTCCACAACCCCAAAGACACGGTTAAGATTAAAGTTACCCACAAGCCTCAGGACTGCAATTTGATGAGTGAGGCTGACGACCTGATTCAGTATCGTTACAACTGCTCCCTGATGGACGGCACCCTGCTGTACTCCTC GGACCATTACGAATCACCTTCCATCACGACTCTCGGAGCAAACAAGGTGATTCATGGTCTGGAGGAAGGCTTGCGTGGCATGTGCGTGGGTGAAAGGAGGAAGGTGGTCGTTCCTCCCCACTGGGGACACGGTGAAGATGGAG CCGGAGGAGTCCCCAAGAGCGCTGTGCTCTTCTTTGagctggagctggtggagctgcagaAGGGAGTGCCCGAGGGCTACATGTTCGTGTGGCTGGGAAACGGGCCCGACCCCCTCTTTCCTGCTATGGACCTCAACGGTGACAAAGAGGTCCCTCTAGAGGAG tTCTCCTCCTTCATTATGATACAAGTGAAAGAAGGCAAAGGCCGACTCCGGCCAGGGGTCGACACAGACAGCATCATTAAGGACATATTCAACAACCAGGACCGAAATGCAGATGGGAAGATCGTAGAAGACGAGCTGAAAGAGCAGGCGGAGGAACCAGTGACACGAGATGAGCTTTAA
- the LOC117766194 gene encoding cytosolic 5'-nucleotidase 3-like isoform X1 has product MIPELSNPSVCMKDPERVQEILESMVKAGSNTVQVISDFDMTLTRFAHNGKRCPTCHNILDNSMLITDDCKVKLKDLLNKYYPIEIDSTRSIAEKLPLMVEWWTKAHELLVQQEIRKDKLAIVVRKSEAMLREGYQLFFDHLHEHSIPLLIFSAGIGDVLEEVIRQAGVFHPNVKVFSNYMDFDESGVLKAFKGVLIHIYNKREGALLNTGHFQELRTRPNVVLMGDSLGDLTMADGVQDMENLLKIGFLNDKVEERKQSYLDSYDIVLIKDETLEVPNAVLLYLTGNK; this is encoded by the exons ATG ATCCCGGAGCTGTCCAACCCGTCGGTGTGCATGAAGGACCCAGAGAGGGTGCAGGAAATCCTAGAGTCCATGGTGAAGGCTGGCTCCAACACCGTGCAG GTGATCTCAGATTTTGACATGACCCTAACACGGTTTGCACACAACGGCAAAAGGTGCCCAACGTGTCACA ATATTCTTGACAACAGCATGCTTATCACAGATGACTGCAAAGTAAAG CTGAAGGACCTGCTCAACAAATACTACCCCATAGAGATAGATTCTACACGGTCAATAGCGGAGAAGTTGCCCCTCATGGTGGAGTG GTGGACCAAAGCCCATGAACTCCTGGTACAGCAGGAGATCAGGAAAGACAAGTTGGCCATTGTGGTGCGGAAGTCTGAGGCCATGCTGAG GGAGGGCTACCAGCTCTTCTTTGATCACCTGCATGAGCACAGCATCCCTCTGCTCATCTTCTCTGCTGGAATAGGAGATGTCCTGGAGGAGGTGATTCGCCAGGCCGGGGTCTTCCACCCCAACGTCAAAGTCTTCTCCAACTACATGGACTTCGATGAATCC GGAGTATTGAAAGCCTTCAAGGGAGTGCTGATCCACATCTACAATAAAAGGGAAGGCGCTCTGCTCAACACCGGCCACTTCCAGGAGCTGCGGACGCGAcctaatgtggtgctgatgggGGACTCTCTGGGAGATCTGACCATGGCTGACGGGGTGCAGGACATGGAGAACCTCCTCAAGATCGGGTTCCTCAACGAcaag gtggaggagaggaagcagtcATACTTGGACTCATATGACATTGTGCTGATAAAAGATGAAACCCTGGAAGTTCCTAATGCTGTACTGCTCTACCTCACTGGCAACAAGTGA
- the LOC117766194 gene encoding cytosolic 5'-nucleotidase 3-like isoform X2, whose translation MKDPERVQEILESMVKAGSNTVQVISDFDMTLTRFAHNGKRCPTCHNILDNSMLITDDCKVKLKDLLNKYYPIEIDSTRSIAEKLPLMVEWWTKAHELLVQQEIRKDKLAIVVRKSEAMLREGYQLFFDHLHEHSIPLLIFSAGIGDVLEEVIRQAGVFHPNVKVFSNYMDFDESGVLKAFKGVLIHIYNKREGALLNTGHFQELRTRPNVVLMGDSLGDLTMADGVQDMENLLKIGFLNDKVEERKQSYLDSYDIVLIKDETLEVPNAVLLYLTGNK comes from the exons ATGAAGGACCCAGAGAGGGTGCAGGAAATCCTAGAGTCCATGGTGAAGGCTGGCTCCAACACCGTGCAG GTGATCTCAGATTTTGACATGACCCTAACACGGTTTGCACACAACGGCAAAAGGTGCCCAACGTGTCACA ATATTCTTGACAACAGCATGCTTATCACAGATGACTGCAAAGTAAAG CTGAAGGACCTGCTCAACAAATACTACCCCATAGAGATAGATTCTACACGGTCAATAGCGGAGAAGTTGCCCCTCATGGTGGAGTG GTGGACCAAAGCCCATGAACTCCTGGTACAGCAGGAGATCAGGAAAGACAAGTTGGCCATTGTGGTGCGGAAGTCTGAGGCCATGCTGAG GGAGGGCTACCAGCTCTTCTTTGATCACCTGCATGAGCACAGCATCCCTCTGCTCATCTTCTCTGCTGGAATAGGAGATGTCCTGGAGGAGGTGATTCGCCAGGCCGGGGTCTTCCACCCCAACGTCAAAGTCTTCTCCAACTACATGGACTTCGATGAATCC GGAGTATTGAAAGCCTTCAAGGGAGTGCTGATCCACATCTACAATAAAAGGGAAGGCGCTCTGCTCAACACCGGCCACTTCCAGGAGCTGCGGACGCGAcctaatgtggtgctgatgggGGACTCTCTGGGAGATCTGACCATGGCTGACGGGGTGCAGGACATGGAGAACCTCCTCAAGATCGGGTTCCTCAACGAcaag gtggaggagaggaagcagtcATACTTGGACTCATATGACATTGTGCTGATAAAAGATGAAACCCTGGAAGTTCCTAATGCTGTACTGCTCTACCTCACTGGCAACAAGTGA
- the LOC117766193 gene encoding kelch-like protein 11 — protein MCGCVCRLLSASSPLLSPALLSSSAGSAMAAAAPNPEDSTRSSGGAGGGSGSGSSSSSSGSGTPSALAGDGDAEEAEDFSSSSHCSELSRRQNEQRKQGLFCDVTLAFSSGAASGSVQSCEFSAHRSVLAAATDYFTPLLGGQFSESVTGRVEMKEWSSELGPDAETVESVIQYMYTGEIRVSTCNVHEVLELADRFLLLQLKDFCGEFLKKKLSLTNCVAVHSLAHMYTLDQLALRAADMIRRNFHKVIQDEEFYTLPFHLVRDWLSDAEITVDSEEVLFEAVVKWVQKNADDRSRYFEELFRLLRLPQIKPTYLTRVVKNERLVAANEACLRLVSEAVEGHAIRFENLKSADMELWSSHMASFQPRFGQNMDVIMVVGGVSEGGDYLSECVGYFIYEDRWVNLPHIHNHLDGHAIAATESHVYVAGSMEPGFAKTVERYNPNRNTWEQVSNLTTRKHSFGLTCIKDILYSIGGHGNFSPGFKDVSVYEPEQDKWHNLEAAPKILRDVKAVSVEDRYVYITARTPVDTDNDDGLKTVTTRYDTESRQWQDVDSLPLIDNYCIFQMAVAPTNFYHTASCCPKSYTVRDEVAKQKISLRISDEILESLPPEVTSIEGAAICHFDEDVFIIGGWKNSDDVDKQYRKEAYRYCAERKRWMLLPPMPQPRCRATACHVRIPYRFLYGCQRYPMPQNLARQRDRMQQMQQLHRRTLTLRRQLQSQIEC, from the exons ATGTGTGGCTGCGTATGTCGCCTCCTCTCCGCCTCTAGTCCACTTCTCTCCCCAGCACTGCTCTCCTCCAGCGCCGGCAGCGCAATGGCAGCGGCGGCCCCCAACCCGGAGGACTCCACCAGAAGCAGCGGCGGCGccggcggcggcagcggcagcggcagcagcagcagcagcagcggcagcggcacaCCCAGCGCCCTCGCAGGAGACGGGGACGCGGAAGAGGCCGAGGacttcagctcctcctcgcACTGCTCGGAGCTGTCGCGGCGGCAGAACGAGCAGAGGAAGCAGGGCTTGTTCTGCGACGTGACGCTGGCCTTCAGCAGCGGGGCGGCCAGCGGGAGCGTCCAGAGCTGCGAGTTCTCTGCCCACAGGTCCGTCCTGGCCGCGGCCACCGACTACTTCACCCCCCTGCTGGGAGGGCAGTTCTCCGAGTCTGTGACCGGGCGGGTGGAGATGAAGGAGTGGAGCTCCGAGCTGGGGCCGGACGCGGAGACTGTGGAGAGTGTCATCCAGTACATGTACACCGGGGAAATACGCGTGAGCACCTGTAATGTACATGAAGTGTTGGAGCTAGCTGACAG gttcctgctgctgcaactgAAGGATTTCTGCGGTGAGTTcctgaagaagaagctgagctTGACCAACTGTGTGGCCGTGCACAGTCTGGCCCACATGTACACCCTGGACCAGCTGGCTCTGCGGGCTGCGGACATGATCCGTCGCAACTTCCACAAGGTGATCCAGGATGAGGAGTTCTACACGCTGCCGTTTCACCTGGTCCGCGACTGGCTGTCTGACGCGGAGATCACGGTGGACTCCGAGGAGGTGCTGTTTGAGGCGGTGGTGAAGTGGGTGCAGAAGAACGCAGATGATCGGAGCCGCTACTTTGAGGAGCTGTTCCGCCTCCTGAGGCTGCCCCAAATCAAGCCCACCTACCTGACCAGGGTGGTGAAGAATGAGCGCCTGGTGGCCGCCAACGAGGCCTGTCTCCGGCTGGTGTCCGAGGCAGTGGAGGGCCACGCTATTCGTTTTGAAAACCTCAAGTCAGCTGATATGGAGCTCTGGTCCTCCCACATGGCCTCCTTTCAGCCTCGCTTTGGCCAGAACATGGACGTTATCATGGTTGTAGGCGGCGTGTCAGAAGGGGGGGACTACCTGAGCGAGTGTGTCGGCTACTTCATTTACGAGGACCGTTGGGTCAACCTGCCGCACATCCACAACCACCTGGACGGTCACGCTATCGCTGCCACAGAGTCCCACGTCTACGTAGCCGGTTCTATGGAGCCGGGCTTTGCCAAGACGGTGGAGCGGTACAATCCCAATCGTAACACCTGGGAGCAGGTGAGCAACTTGACCACACGCAAGCATTCCTTTGGCCTCACCTGCATCAAGGATATCCTGTACAGCATCGGTGGCCATGGCAACTTCAGTCCAGGTTTTAAAGATGTCAGTGTGTACGAGCCCGAGCAAGACAAGTGGCACAATCTGGAAGCTGCCCCCAAAATCCTACGGGATGTGAAGGCGGTGAGTGTGGAGGACCGCTATGTGTATATCACGGCACGCACACCTGTCGATACAGATAATGACGATGGACTGAAGACGGTGACCACACGTTACGACACGGAGAGCCGCCAGTGGCAGGATGTCGACTCCCTGCCTCTTATTGACAACTACTGCATCTTCCAGATGGCCGTGGCCCCCACTAACTTCTACCACACGGCCTCCTGCTGCCCCAAGAGCTACACGGTGCGGGATGAGGTTGCCAAGCAGAAGATCAGCTTGCGCATCTCTGATGAGATCCTGGAGAGCCTGCCACCAGAGGTTACCAGCATCGAGGGGGCAGCCATCTGCCACTTCGATGAGGACGTCTTCATCATCGGAGGCTGGAAGAACAGCGACGACGTGGACAAGCAGTACCGCAAAGAGGCTTACCGCTACTGTGCCGAGAGAAAGCGCTGGATGCTGCTGCCGCCCATGCCTCAGCCTCGCTGCCGAGCCACCGCATGCCATGTCCGCATCCCCTACCGTTTCCTGTACGGCTGCCAGCGCTACCCCATGCCCCAGAACTTGGCCCGCCAGCGAGATCGTatgcagcagatgcagcagcttcacCGGCGCACCCTCACCCTGCGCCGGCAGCTCCAGTCACAGATTGAATGTTGA